One genomic region from Rosa rugosa chromosome 1, drRosRugo1.1, whole genome shotgun sequence encodes:
- the LOC133725736 gene encoding reticulon-like protein B8: MPEKITAEDLLNNIVGTIAESSSKQKSVSFFGDDKSDSVGSQLNRLFGRQKSVHHLLGGGKSADVLLWRNKKISASVLTGATFVWVLFEWLNYHFLTLVGFALVLGMLAQFLWSNFSGFVNRSSSKVPRLVLPEDLFVNIAISIGAEINRGLEFIQDVACGGNLKQFLVVVVSLWAASVIGSWCNFLTVLYIGFIAAHTLPVLYEKYDDQIDSFVYSVFGQLQNHYRKLDTSVLSRIPKGNLKAKKHD, translated from the exons ATGCCTGAGAAAATAACTGCTGAGGATCTTTTGAACAACATTGTGGGCACAATAGCTGAAAGTAGTTCAAAACAGAAATCTGTGTCTTTTTTTGGCGACGACAAATCAGACTCTGTCGGTTCTCAGTTGAATCGGCTATTTGGACGCCAAAAATCTGTTCACCACCTTCTGGGTGGAGGAAAAT CTGCTGACGTGTTGTTGTGGAGGAACAAAAAGATATCAGCTAGTGTTTTAACTGGTGCAACTTTTGTTTGGGTGCTCTTTGAATGGCTGAATTATCATTTCTTGACTCTTGTGGGTTTTGCTTTGGTTCTTGGTATGCTTGCTCAATTTCTCTGGTCAAATTTTTCGGGATTCGTTAACAG GTCCTCATCTAAAGTACCTCGCCTTGTTCTACCAGAGGACTTATTCGTCAACATTGCCATCTCAATTGGTGCTGAAATTAATAGAGGGCTGGAGTTTATTCAGGATGTTGCTTGTGGAGGAAATCTGAAGCAATTTCTTGTG GTTGTAGTAAGCTTGTGGGCTGCTTCAGTGATAGGAAGCTGGTGCAACTTTCTGACAGTTCTGTACATTG GTTTCATTGCTGCTCATACATTGCCAGTTTTGTATGAGAAATATGACGATCAGATCGACAGCTTTGTGTACTCAGTCTTTGGACAGCTTCAAAATCATTATCGCAAGCTGGATACTAGTGTCCTCAGCAGGATCCCTAAAGGAAATTTGAAGGCAAAGAAACATGATTAG